Proteins co-encoded in one Cupriavidus taiwanensis genomic window:
- a CDS encoding IclR family transcriptional regulator produces MASSTDSRQTPPPASPTADSAATPEKPSDSYVQSFARGLSVIRAFNAQHPAQTLTEIAQASGLTRAGARRILLTLVGLGYVQADGRLFRLTPKILDLGFAYLTSMPFWNLAEPIMETLSQQVHESCSISVLDGTEIVYVLRVPARKIMTINLSIGSRLPAYCSSMGRVLLAGLSEPELDSVLRATDLRARTGRTVTDVAALKAIVADIRQRGWALNDQELEEGLVSLAAPIRNRAGHTIAAINISGQANRTSAQEMLERFLPPLLEASEKISGLVGLRT; encoded by the coding sequence ATGGCCAGTTCCACCGATTCCCGCCAGACCCCGCCGCCAGCATCGCCGACCGCCGACAGCGCCGCCACGCCCGAAAAGCCGAGCGACAGCTATGTGCAGTCCTTTGCACGCGGACTGTCGGTGATCCGCGCCTTCAACGCGCAGCACCCGGCCCAGACCCTGACCGAAATCGCCCAGGCCAGCGGCCTGACGCGCGCCGGCGCGCGCCGCATCCTGCTGACGCTGGTGGGGCTGGGCTATGTGCAGGCCGACGGGCGCCTGTTCCGGCTCACGCCCAAGATCCTGGACCTGGGCTTCGCCTACCTGACCTCGATGCCGTTCTGGAACCTGGCCGAGCCGATCATGGAGACGCTGTCGCAGCAGGTCCATGAAAGCTGCTCGATCTCTGTGCTCGACGGCACCGAGATCGTCTACGTGCTGCGCGTCCCGGCGCGCAAGATCATGACCATCAACCTGTCGATCGGCAGCCGCCTGCCGGCGTATTGCTCGTCGATGGGACGGGTGCTGCTGGCCGGGCTGAGCGAGCCGGAGCTCGACAGCGTGCTGCGCGCCACCGACCTGCGCGCGCGCACCGGGCGCACCGTGACCGACGTGGCGGCGCTCAAGGCCATCGTCGCCGATATCCGCCAGCGCGGCTGGGCCCTGAACGACCAGGAGCTGGAAGAAGGGCTGGTGTCGCTGGCCGCGCCGATCCGCAACCGCGCCGGCCATACCATCGCCGCCATCAACATCAGTGGCCAGGCCAACCGCACCAGCGCGCAAGAGATGCTGGAGCGCTTCCTGCCGCCGCTGCTGGAAGCTTCCGAAAAGATCTCCGGACTGGTCGGGCTGCGCACCTGA
- a CDS encoding organic hydroperoxide resistance protein, whose product MKLEKVVYTAHATATGGRDGRATTSDGQLDAKLAVPKEMGGAGNGLNPEQLFAAGYSACFLGAMRYVASQQKINVPADASIQGAVGIGPIPQGFGIQVELKISLPGFEREAAEKLVEQAHQVCPYSNATRGNIDVTLTVV is encoded by the coding sequence ATGAAACTCGAGAAAGTCGTTTATACCGCCCATGCCACCGCCACCGGCGGCCGCGATGGCCGTGCCACCACGTCCGACGGCCAGCTCGACGCCAAGCTGGCCGTGCCGAAGGAAATGGGCGGGGCCGGCAATGGCCTGAATCCGGAGCAGTTGTTTGCTGCCGGCTATTCGGCCTGCTTCCTGGGCGCGATGCGCTATGTCGCCAGCCAGCAGAAGATCAACGTGCCCGCCGATGCATCGATCCAGGGCGCGGTCGGCATTGGTCCGATTCCGCAGGGCTTCGGCATCCAGGTCGAACTGAAGATTTCCCTGCCGGGCTTCGAGCGTGAAGCAGCCGAAAAGCTGGTCGAACAGGCGCACCAGGTGTGCCCCTATTCGAACGCGACGCGCGGCAATATCGATGTCACGCTGACCGTGGTCTGA
- a CDS encoding MFS transporter, translating to MQQTPVRAGADALAPALPAIPAAPSAPSAHAATISQRPRMQIASHPEMGHWRLSLFGLTLGLVTGIDFSSTLMMGVASQHIQGGVGAAPEDYLYAISAYAATAVLMNMVLDQLARRITYKRFTMVSLLVFIAGSLICAEFASPAGLITGKAVQGLGAGGLFAASRILVQLVSTPAERAPLMLRFGGGSFSMLAITPWLTSIFLDDIGWRAVFLFQAGIALPVLLSVALTYPARAPRDPHPPVSTLDWPAAIAAALGALVFLHTLQEMRYTRFFSSLEMPLAALCGVALFAFSGWRLSRHPDPWIDFSRLAGRQYLYGLGFYTLYYLLSSAWSFLLPTLTQTGLGLTFRTTCMLLSTSGTVSAIGAIVITLGMALVFRKRRVIAIGFVVYACAAMLLSHQLMPGAPDYALVPVVLLEGLTPVLLMVQVASMTYLDVPVEDFSHAYQFKNVCKQIASAMGTGLASVFMQDGLAQHRTHLVEHITRFNPVLQMPDALSAAGLAKLSQEVDRQATLLAGMDLLHGFAALCVAGAVFVLVQRSFR from the coding sequence ATGCAACAAACGCCTGTCCGGGCTGGAGCGGACGCGCTGGCTCCCGCCCTTCCAGCCATCCCCGCCGCCCCCTCCGCCCCCTCCGCCCACGCCGCCACTATCTCCCAGCGCCCGCGCATGCAGATCGCCAGTCACCCCGAGATGGGTCACTGGCGTCTTTCATTGTTCGGCCTGACGCTGGGTCTGGTCACGGGCATCGACTTCTCGTCCACGCTGATGATGGGCGTGGCCAGCCAGCATATCCAGGGCGGCGTCGGTGCCGCGCCGGAAGACTACCTGTACGCGATCTCCGCCTACGCCGCCACCGCGGTGCTGATGAACATGGTGCTGGACCAGCTCGCGCGCCGCATCACGTACAAGCGCTTCACCATGGTGTCGCTGCTGGTGTTCATCGCCGGCTCCCTGATTTGCGCGGAGTTTGCCAGCCCGGCCGGGCTGATCACCGGCAAGGCGGTGCAGGGGCTGGGCGCGGGCGGCTTGTTCGCGGCCTCGCGCATCCTGGTGCAGCTGGTGTCGACGCCGGCCGAGCGCGCCCCGCTGATGCTGCGCTTCGGCGGCGGCTCGTTCTCGATGCTGGCGATCACGCCCTGGCTGACCAGCATCTTTCTGGACGATATCGGCTGGCGGGCGGTGTTCCTGTTCCAGGCCGGCATTGCGCTGCCGGTGCTGCTGTCGGTGGCGCTGACCTACCCCGCGCGCGCGCCGCGCGATCCGCACCCGCCGGTGTCGACGCTGGACTGGCCCGCCGCCATCGCCGCCGCGCTGGGCGCGCTGGTGTTCCTGCATACGCTGCAGGAAATGCGCTACACGCGCTTTTTCAGCTCGCTGGAGATGCCGCTGGCCGCTCTCTGCGGCGTGGCGCTGTTTGCCTTCAGCGGCTGGCGGCTGTCCCGGCATCCGGACCCGTGGATCGACTTCTCGCGCCTGGCCGGGCGCCAGTACCTGTATGGCCTTGGCTTCTACACGCTTTACTACCTGCTGTCGTCGGCGTGGTCATTCCTGCTGCCGACGCTGACGCAGACCGGGCTCGGGCTGACCTTCCGCACCACCTGCATGCTGCTGTCGACCAGCGGCACGGTCTCCGCCATCGGCGCCATCGTGATCACGCTGGGCATGGCGCTGGTGTTCCGCAAGCGGCGCGTGATCGCGATCGGCTTTGTCGTCTACGCGTGCGCGGCGATGCTGCTGTCGCACCAGCTAATGCCGGGTGCGCCGGACTACGCGCTGGTGCCGGTGGTGCTGCTCGAGGGGCTGACCCCGGTGCTGCTGATGGTGCAGGTGGCGTCGATGACCTACCTGGATGTGCCGGTCGAGGACTTCTCGCACGCCTACCAGTTCAAGAATGTATGCAAGCAAATCGCCTCGGCAATGGGCACCGGGCTCGCCAGCGTCTTCATGCAGGACGGCCTGGCGCAGCACCGCACTCACCTGGTCGAGCACATCACCCGCTTCAACCCGGTGCTGCAGATGCCCGACGCACTGTCCGCGGCCGGACTGGCCAAACTCTCTCAGGAAGTCGACCGGCAGGCGACGCTGCTGGCCGGCATGGACCTGCTGCATGGCTTTGCCGCGCTGTGCGTGGCCGGGGCAGTGTTCGTGCTGGTGCAGCGCAGCTTCCGCTGA
- a CDS encoding DegQ family serine endoprotease, giving the protein MMRQTIARTAVGIAALAALGGGYAYLQREVIPPGYAAPAPVVAAAQPAAAVARPMDFSGIVAQYGPAVVNISVTARAQRTAVQMPPGIDPDDPLFQFFKRFGPQFQGPQGGQQQLVRGQGSGFIVSPDGLILTNAHVVDGAQEVTVKLTDRREFKAKVLGTDPQTDVAVIRIDARDLPTVRLGDPSQVRVGEPVLAIGSPYGFENTVTAGIVSAKSRSLPDDTYVPFIQTDVAVNPGNSGGPLFNQRGEVVGINSQIYSQTGGYQGLSFAIPIDVATKVQQQLVAHGKVTRGRLGISVQEVNQALAQSFGLPKPTGALVNSVEPDSPAARAGLKPGDVIVQLDNDVIDHSGDLPEHVADIKPGTQSSLKIIRKGQPMTLAVTVGTARDQAMAQKAGGKEANGRLGLAVRPLSPAEKRESGIEGGLVVEDVTGPAARVGIQPGDVILSLNGTPIASVDQLRTLVGKSGKQVALLVQRDDARIFIPLDLG; this is encoded by the coding sequence ATGATGCGCCAGACCATTGCTCGCACCGCCGTTGGTATCGCGGCCCTGGCCGCGCTAGGCGGCGGCTATGCCTATCTGCAGCGAGAAGTCATCCCCCCGGGCTACGCGGCTCCCGCTCCCGTCGTGGCTGCCGCCCAGCCGGCGGCGGCCGTGGCCAGGCCGATGGATTTCTCCGGTATCGTCGCGCAATACGGACCCGCGGTGGTCAATATCAGCGTGACCGCGCGCGCCCAGCGCACTGCGGTGCAGATGCCGCCCGGCATCGATCCGGACGATCCGCTGTTCCAGTTCTTCAAGCGCTTCGGACCGCAGTTCCAGGGGCCGCAAGGTGGCCAGCAGCAACTGGTGCGCGGGCAGGGCTCGGGCTTTATCGTCAGCCCCGATGGGCTGATCCTGACCAATGCGCACGTCGTCGACGGCGCGCAGGAAGTCACGGTCAAGCTGACCGACCGCCGCGAGTTCAAGGCCAAGGTGCTCGGCACCGATCCGCAGACCGACGTGGCAGTGATCCGCATCGATGCCAGGGACCTGCCGACCGTGCGCCTGGGCGATCCGTCGCAGGTGCGCGTGGGTGAGCCGGTGCTGGCGATCGGCTCGCCTTACGGCTTCGAGAACACCGTGACCGCGGGCATCGTCAGCGCGAAGTCGCGCTCGCTGCCTGACGATACCTATGTGCCGTTCATCCAGACCGACGTGGCGGTCAATCCCGGCAACTCGGGCGGTCCGCTGTTCAACCAGCGCGGCGAGGTGGTCGGCATCAACTCGCAGATCTACAGCCAGACCGGCGGCTACCAGGGCCTCTCGTTCGCAATCCCGATCGACGTGGCGACCAAGGTGCAGCAGCAACTGGTGGCGCACGGCAAGGTCACGCGCGGACGCCTCGGCATCAGCGTGCAGGAGGTCAACCAGGCGCTGGCGCAGTCGTTCGGCCTGCCCAAGCCGACCGGGGCGCTGGTCAACTCGGTCGAGCCTGACAGCCCCGCCGCGCGCGCGGGACTGAAGCCCGGCGACGTCATCGTGCAGCTCGACAACGACGTGATCGATCATTCGGGCGACCTGCCGGAGCACGTGGCCGATATCAAGCCGGGCACGCAGAGCTCGCTGAAGATCATTCGCAAGGGCCAGCCGATGACATTGGCGGTGACGGTCGGCACCGCGCGGGACCAGGCGATGGCGCAAAAAGCGGGCGGCAAGGAGGCCAACGGCCGGCTGGGGCTGGCCGTGCGCCCGCTGTCGCCGGCGGAGAAGCGCGAAAGCGGCATCGAAGGCGGCCTGGTGGTCGAGGACGTGACCGGCCCCGCCGCGCGCGTCGGCATCCAGCCCGGCGACGTGATCCTGTCGCTCAACGGTACGCCGATCGCATCGGTCGATCAGCTGCGCACGCTGGTGGGCAAGTCGGGCAAGCAGGTAGCGCTGCTGGTGCAGCGCGATGATGCGCGCATCTTCATTCCGCTCGATCTCGGTTGA
- a CDS encoding DUF58 domain-containing protein, producing MAARKGLLGGTPPLVRRAASRRPAGGAGGVVLLDRRHLYILPTPGGVGFAVVLAAMLMTSLNYNISLGFALTFMLAGIGMSCMWLAYRNLLDLAVAAGPVAAVHAGQDATFHVRVDGRGDDARIGIEARVPAMPEVAAATLTLDANASGMLALRVPAPRRGRLELPRVTIASRFPFGLFQVWSHADLELSTVVYPAPEPGAPPPPPAHRPDHGDGAHAAASAARSEGGIDQLRRYRSGDPLHRIAWKHSARTGRWLSRAGDPPGQPARWLDWHALPAGMEPEARLSRLCAWLLAAGDEVEIGLRLPGMELAPARGASHRRACLEALAMWPQRPGPVRAAQHA from the coding sequence ATGGCGGCGCGCAAGGGCTTGCTCGGCGGCACGCCACCCCTGGTTCGCCGAGCCGCCAGCCGGCGCCCCGCCGGCGGTGCCGGCGGCGTGGTGCTGCTGGACCGGCGCCATCTCTATATCCTGCCCACGCCCGGCGGGGTCGGCTTTGCCGTGGTGCTGGCGGCGATGCTGATGACCTCGCTGAACTACAACATCAGCCTGGGTTTTGCGCTGACCTTCATGCTCGCCGGCATCGGCATGTCATGCATGTGGCTGGCCTACCGCAACCTGCTCGACCTCGCCGTGGCCGCGGGGCCGGTGGCGGCGGTCCATGCCGGGCAGGACGCGACCTTCCATGTGCGCGTCGACGGCCGTGGCGACGACGCGCGCATTGGCATCGAGGCGCGCGTGCCGGCGATGCCGGAAGTCGCTGCCGCGACGCTGACGCTCGATGCCAATGCCAGCGGCATGCTGGCGCTGCGCGTGCCGGCGCCACGCCGGGGCCGCCTGGAGCTGCCGCGCGTGACCATCGCGAGCCGCTTTCCGTTCGGCCTGTTCCAGGTCTGGAGCCATGCGGACCTGGAGCTGTCGACGGTGGTCTACCCCGCGCCGGAGCCCGGCGCCCCACCACCGCCGCCGGCGCACCGCCCGGATCATGGCGACGGCGCGCACGCTGCCGCCAGCGCGGCGCGCAGCGAAGGCGGCATCGACCAGCTGCGCCGCTACCGCAGCGGCGACCCGCTGCATCGCATCGCCTGGAAGCACAGCGCACGCACCGGCCGCTGGCTCAGCCGCGCCGGCGACCCGCCGGGGCAGCCGGCGCGCTGGCTGGACTGGCACGCCCTGCCCGCCGGCATGGAGCCCGAGGCCCGGCTGTCGCGCCTGTGCGCATGGCTGCTTGCCGCCGGCGACGAAGTCGAGATCGGCCTGCGCTTGCCCGGCATGGAATTGGCGCCGGCGCGCGGCGCCAGCCACCGGCGCGCGTGCCTCGAGGCGCTGGCCATGTGGCCACAGCGTCCCGGCCCAGTTCGCGCAGCGCAACACGCATGA
- a CDS encoding MarR family winged helix-turn-helix transcriptional regulator — translation MDRDNESATDWLLLDHQLCFALYSSSLAMTKLYKPLLSELGLTYPQYLVMLVLWETETLSVSELGNRLALDSGTLTPLLKRLAATGLVTRTRDAADERRVLVSLTEAGRALRQHATGIPEQMLCATQCPVEEIQALTRRLHELRSTLEQARTDSSLSD, via the coding sequence ATGGACCGCGACAACGAATCCGCCACCGACTGGCTTTTGCTGGACCACCAACTATGCTTTGCGCTGTACTCGAGCTCGTTGGCGATGACCAAGTTGTACAAGCCGCTGTTAAGTGAGCTTGGGCTTACTTATCCGCAATATCTCGTCATGCTGGTCTTGTGGGAGACGGAAACGCTGTCGGTCTCGGAACTTGGCAATCGCCTGGCGCTGGACTCGGGGACGCTGACGCCACTGCTGAAGCGGCTCGCTGCGACGGGTCTGGTGACCCGCACGCGGGACGCTGCGGACGAACGCCGGGTCCTGGTCAGCTTGACCGAAGCCGGCCGCGCACTGCGCCAGCACGCGACCGGGATTCCCGAACAGATGTTATGCGCCACGCAATGCCCGGTCGAAGAGATCCAGGCGCTGACGCGGCGCTTGCATGAACTGCGGTCGACGCTAGAACAAGCGCGGACCGATTCCAGCTTGTCGGACTGA
- a CDS encoding AAA family ATPase → MTARPRIVASLAEAQAQLGRIVLGKPQQVRLALACMLARGHLLLEDVPGVGKTTLAHALARTLGLHYQRVQFTSDLLPADLIGVSVFVRDAGEFRFHRGPVFAQVVLADEINRAPPKTQSALLEAMAERQVTHDGATHALPSPFFVIATQNPLEQIGTHALPESQLDRFTMRLSLGYPDPAFERVLYLGGASAGELPPVMNGSQVLALQEAAAQVYASPALVDYVLALVQATRSHGGLAAGLSPRAGLALLACARAWALLAQRDLVLPEDVQAVFTAVAAHRLLPAGAGGHAAVEGQLAALLAGVAIP, encoded by the coding sequence GTGACTGCACGCCCCCGCATCGTCGCTTCGCTGGCCGAGGCCCAGGCCCAGCTGGGCCGCATTGTCCTTGGCAAGCCACAACAGGTGCGGCTGGCGCTGGCCTGCATGCTGGCACGCGGCCACCTGCTGCTGGAAGACGTGCCGGGTGTGGGCAAGACCACGCTGGCGCATGCGCTGGCGCGCACGCTGGGGCTGCACTACCAGCGCGTGCAGTTCACCAGCGACCTGTTGCCGGCAGACCTGATCGGGGTTTCGGTCTTCGTCCGCGACGCCGGCGAATTCCGCTTTCACCGCGGCCCCGTGTTCGCGCAGGTGGTGCTGGCCGACGAGATCAACCGCGCGCCGCCCAAGACCCAGAGTGCGCTGCTCGAGGCGATGGCCGAGCGGCAGGTGACCCATGACGGCGCCACGCACGCGCTGCCGTCGCCGTTCTTCGTCATCGCCACGCAGAACCCGCTGGAGCAGATCGGCACCCATGCGCTGCCCGAATCCCAGCTGGACCGCTTCACCATGCGGCTGTCGCTGGGCTACCCTGACCCGGCCTTCGAGCGCGTGCTGTACCTGGGCGGCGCCAGCGCGGGGGAGCTGCCGCCGGTGATGAATGGCAGCCAGGTGCTGGCGCTGCAGGAAGCGGCCGCGCAGGTGTACGCCAGCCCGGCGCTGGTCGATTACGTGCTGGCGCTGGTGCAGGCCACGCGCAGCCACGGCGGCCTTGCCGCGGGACTGTCGCCGCGCGCCGGGCTGGCGCTGCTGGCATGCGCGCGCGCCTGGGCGCTGCTGGCACAGCGCGACCTGGTGCTGCCCGAGGACGTGCAGGCAGTGTTCACGGCCGTGGCCGCGCACCGCCTGTTGCCGGCCGGCGCCGGCGGCCACGCCGCCGTCGAGGGCCAGCTGGCCGCGCTGCTGGCCGGCGTGGCGATCCCCTGA
- a CDS encoding GIY-YIG nuclease family protein, translated as MSADCAWYLYLLECTGESIYTGITTDVARRFAEHQSGKGAKYTRSRKPIRVLGQVRFASKSEALKAEIEIKRMSSAQKRSFCAQLPALDAEEQTA; from the coding sequence ATGTCCGCTGACTGCGCCTGGTATCTCTACCTGCTTGAATGCACCGGCGAGTCCATTTACACCGGAATCACCACGGACGTGGCGCGCCGTTTTGCCGAACACCAGTCCGGTAAAGGCGCCAAATATACGCGCTCGCGCAAGCCGATTCGCGTGCTGGGGCAGGTGCGCTTCGCCTCCAAATCGGAAGCGTTGAAGGCAGAAATCGAGATCAAACGCATGAGTTCGGCGCAGAAGCGGTCATTTTGCGCGCAACTGCCTGCCCTCGACGCGGAGGAACAGACGGCGTGA
- a CDS encoding transglutaminase TgpA family protein has translation MKAAPRPLRHEDHGLLLGQLALVLAPQARTLPVAVSLLLVLLLAWRWLLWRRRAPLPSRWMLGTTAMLVLLVAGALVWQDGGGIGRELAVALLGAFVILKLLECRALSDATLVTQLSFYLLLTLYLSDQPFWLALYSLAIGAWVLRNWLLLHHPEARSRLAIWPLLGRMALLGLPWALALFVLFPRLEHPLWQLPQSAPSGTTGISDTMRPGSVGQLIRSPEIALRAEIAGAPLPAAALYWRALVLWEYDGTTWHPSRLRRQQLAPTAGTGGTGGTAGIDISITLEPSRQRWLFVLDRGQALSAGADAAITPDGEFMARRAVDQRIRYRTHSTLSPPAELLPPATLRLALSLPPGNPRARALAAQWAQRHADPAARVQAALRLFAAAPFAYTLAPPPLGAEQVDSFVFDTRRGFCEHYASSFVFLMRAAGVPARVVTGYQGGEYNPMANHYVVRQSDAHAWAEVWLEGRGWVRVDPTSAVAPSRIEQGLDAVVGNEAADWRPSRQPAWLKDLRWAYEGMVYTWQRWVLQYDHARQQRLLQALGTSAGAGPLLAAVLGMLCLLALVPLWRRRAPADPVGAAYARFCAVLARHGCTRASAEGPQDFAARASAQLPRAGEAIAAVSAAYVSLRYGNLPAETQAQVLASMRAGIRGIPAALRR, from the coding sequence ATGAAAGCCGCGCCCCGGCCGCTGCGGCACGAAGACCACGGCCTGCTGCTCGGCCAGCTGGCGCTGGTGCTGGCACCGCAGGCACGCACGCTGCCCGTGGCGGTCAGCCTGCTGCTGGTGCTGTTGCTGGCGTGGCGCTGGCTGCTGTGGCGGCGGCGGGCGCCGCTGCCGTCGCGCTGGATGCTCGGCACCACCGCGATGCTGGTGCTGCTGGTGGCGGGTGCGCTGGTGTGGCAGGACGGTGGCGGCATCGGGCGCGAGCTCGCGGTGGCGCTGCTGGGCGCCTTCGTGATCCTCAAGCTGCTGGAATGCCGCGCGCTGTCGGACGCGACCCTGGTCACGCAGCTGTCGTTCTACTTGCTGCTGACGCTGTACCTGTCCGACCAGCCGTTCTGGCTGGCGCTGTACAGCCTGGCGATCGGCGCCTGGGTACTGCGCAACTGGCTGCTGCTGCATCACCCGGAGGCGCGCAGCCGGCTGGCGATCTGGCCGCTGCTGGGCCGCATGGCGCTGCTGGGCTTGCCGTGGGCGCTGGCGCTGTTCGTGCTGTTCCCGCGCCTGGAGCATCCGTTGTGGCAGCTGCCCCAGTCCGCGCCGAGCGGCACCACCGGCATCAGCGACACCATGCGCCCGGGCAGCGTGGGGCAACTGATCCGTTCGCCGGAAATCGCCCTGCGTGCCGAAATCGCCGGCGCGCCGTTGCCCGCGGCCGCGCTGTACTGGCGCGCGCTGGTACTGTGGGAATACGACGGCACCACCTGGCACCCCTCACGCCTGCGGCGGCAGCAGCTGGCCCCCACGGCCGGCACCGGCGGAACTGGCGGCACTGCCGGCATCGACATCAGCATCACGCTGGAGCCCAGCCGGCAGCGCTGGCTGTTCGTGCTCGACCGCGGCCAGGCGCTGTCCGCCGGCGCGGATGCCGCCATCACGCCCGATGGCGAGTTCATGGCGCGCCGGGCGGTGGACCAGCGCATCCGTTATCGCACGCATTCCACGCTGTCGCCGCCGGCGGAATTGCTGCCGCCGGCCACGCTGCGGCTGGCACTGAGCCTGCCGCCAGGCAACCCACGCGCGCGCGCGCTGGCCGCGCAATGGGCACAGCGCCATGCCGATCCCGCCGCGCGCGTGCAGGCCGCGCTGCGGCTGTTCGCGGCAGCGCCTTTTGCCTATACGCTCGCCCCGCCGCCGCTGGGGGCCGAACAGGTCGACAGTTTTGTGTTCGACACCCGGCGCGGCTTCTGCGAGCACTACGCCAGCAGTTTCGTCTTCCTGATGCGCGCCGCCGGCGTGCCTGCGCGCGTGGTCACGGGCTACCAGGGCGGCGAGTACAACCCGATGGCCAACCACTACGTGGTGCGCCAGTCCGATGCGCATGCATGGGCCGAGGTCTGGCTCGAGGGCCGCGGCTGGGTACGCGTGGACCCGACCAGCGCGGTCGCGCCCAGCCGCATCGAGCAGGGGCTCGATGCGGTGGTCGGCAACGAAGCCGCTGACTGGCGTCCGTCGCGGCAGCCGGCATGGCTCAAGGATTTGCGCTGGGCCTATGAGGGCATGGTCTACACCTGGCAGCGCTGGGTGCTGCAGTACGACCATGCGCGGCAGCAGCGGCTGCTGCAAGCGCTCGGCACCAGTGCCGGTGCCGGACCGCTGCTGGCGGCCGTGCTTGGCATGCTGTGCCTGCTGGCGCTGGTGCCGCTGTGGCGGCGGCGCGCGCCCGCGGATCCGGTCGGCGCGGCCTATGCGCGCTTCTGCGCGGTGCTGGCCCGCCACGGCTGCACGCGCGCGTCTGCCGAAGGCCCGCAGGACTTCGCGGCGCGGGCCAGCGCGCAGCTGCCGCGCGCCGGCGAGGCAATCGCCGCCGTCAGCGCCGCCTATGTCAGCCTGCGCTACGGCAACCTGCCGGCCGAAACGCAGGCGCAGGTGCTGGCGTCGATGCGGGCCGGCATCCGCGGGATCCCGGCGGCCTTGCGTCGATAA
- a CDS encoding OsmC family protein, with product MTIQATWKPSQGNSICQLTNGTAEWQADLDASAGGDTRYPNPHDLLDSALAACTTLTLQLYAKRKGYAVTDVQVSVGHEEANGTYTMQREVKVSGDLSPQILEDLLRVANRCPVHKTLSGQFSIQTSMA from the coding sequence ATGACTATCCAAGCGACATGGAAGCCAAGCCAGGGCAACAGCATCTGCCAGCTGACCAATGGCACCGCCGAATGGCAGGCCGATCTGGACGCATCCGCCGGCGGCGACACGCGCTACCCGAACCCGCATGACTTGCTGGACTCGGCCCTGGCTGCCTGCACGACCCTGACCTTGCAGCTCTATGCAAAGCGCAAGGGCTATGCGGTCACTGACGTCCAGGTCTCGGTCGGTCATGAGGAAGCCAATGGCACCTACACCATGCAGCGCGAGGTCAAGGTCAGCGGCGACCTGTCGCCCCAGATCCTCGAAGACCTGCTGCGCGTCGCCAATCGTTGCCCGGTGCACAAGACGTTGTCCGGACAGTTCTCGATCCAGACCTCGATGGCATGA
- a CDS encoding phytanoyl-CoA dioxygenase family protein, with product MTSLDPCADLPASTLSADAGALPRLVQAFHANGFVILRGFADEPACAALEAVTRQHLAAAVPPVEFEADLGYPGAPATRDAAGGGTVRRLRQAYGRDAVFRRWASDPKLVAVVQALLGEPARITLAHHNCVMTKHPHYGSQTGWHRDTRYWSFARPELVTVWLALGDEDERNGVLRVIPGSHQARLEPGQLDPAEFLIEAHPASQPLLDAAQPLALHRGDVLCFDSRLFHAAGRNASNAVKLSVAFAYFGASNRPLDGTRSAEFGSVELPAVG from the coding sequence ATGACCTCGCTGGATCCCTGCGCCGACCTGCCCGCTTCCACCCTGTCCGCCGATGCCGGCGCGCTGCCGCGCCTGGTGCAGGCCTTCCATGCCAACGGTTTCGTGATCCTGCGCGGCTTCGCCGACGAGCCGGCGTGCGCGGCGCTGGAGGCGGTGACGCGCCAGCATCTGGCCGCGGCGGTGCCGCCGGTGGAGTTCGAGGCCGACCTCGGCTATCCGGGCGCCCCGGCCACGCGCGATGCCGCCGGCGGCGGCACGGTCAGGCGCCTGCGCCAGGCATACGGGCGCGATGCAGTGTTCCGTCGCTGGGCCAGCGACCCGAAGCTGGTGGCGGTGGTGCAGGCCTTGCTGGGCGAGCCCGCCCGCATCACGCTGGCGCACCACAACTGCGTGATGACCAAGCATCCGCACTACGGCAGCCAGACCGGCTGGCACCGCGATACCCGCTACTGGTCGTTTGCGCGGCCGGAACTGGTCACGGTGTGGCTGGCGCTGGGCGACGAGGACGAGCGCAATGGCGTGCTGCGCGTCATCCCCGGCTCGCACCAGGCCCGGCTCGAGCCCGGTCAGCTGGACCCGGCCGAATTCCTGATCGAAGCGCACCCGGCCAGCCAGCCGCTGCTGGATGCCGCGCAGCCGCTGGCGCTGCACCGCGGCGACGTGCTGTGCTTCGACAGCCGGCTGTTCCACGCGGCCGGCCGCAATGCGTCCAACGCGGTCAAGCTGTCGGTGGCGTTCGCTTATTTTGGCGCCAGCAACCGTCCGCTGGACGGCACGCGCTCGGCCGAGTTCGGCAGCGTCGAGCTGCCTGCCGTGGGCTGA